The Medicago truncatula cultivar Jemalong A17 chromosome 4, MtrunA17r5.0-ANR, whole genome shotgun sequence genome includes a region encoding these proteins:
- the LOC11441077 gene encoding bHLH transcription factor RHL1 isoform X2 — translation MQPCSREMQSLNSLFNSSSSSSSEIPIPLQSQIQINNNNNNHNDTFNHHDDFLKQILSTNLPPSWNTLDPNHNKPLLWDPNSDENVTFPNYDEQHNNLASKFRNHQITDKTAAALMLLTADSGGLLHMPADFDSSQNDVVNTSSAAGDASVQALFNGFSGSLHGVAQPHHFQPPQGQSFGSGSVSATNQAPASGAPAQPRQKVRARRGQATDPHSIAERLRRERIAERMKALQELVPNANKTDKASMLDEIIDYVKFLQVQVKVLSMSRLGGAGAVAPLVADMSSEGVSDCVQTNGNGGVHPRNPKTASSSNESLTMTEHQVAKLMEEDMGSAMQYLQGKGLCLMPISLATAISTATCHTRNPLINAANNNINGSSNPITASNGDGPSSPGMSVNSIVKDANSASKS, via the exons ATGCAGCCTTGTAGCAGAGAAATGCAATCTCTTAACTCTCTCTTcaactcttcttcttcttcttcttctgaaaTTCCCATTCCTCTCCAAAGTCAGATccaaattaacaacaacaacaacaatcacaaCGACACATTCAACCATCACGACGATTTTCTCAAACAAATCCTCTCCACCAATCTTCCTCCTTCATGGAACACTCTCGACCCAAACCATAACAAACCCTTATTATGGGACCCCAATTCCGACGAAAATGTCACTTTCCCTAATTACGATGAACAACACAACAACCTTGCCTCTAAGTTTCGTAACCACCAGATCACTGACAAAACCGCCGCCGCTCTCATGCTTCTCACCGCCGATTCCGGAGGTCTCCTCCACATGCCTGCTGACTTTGACTCCTCCCAAAACGACGTCGTTAACACCTCCTCC GCTGCTGGTGATGCTTCCGTTCAAGCTCTCTTCAACGGTTTCTCCGGATCTCTCCACGGTGTCGCTCAACCTCACCATTTTCAACCTCCACAG GGGCAGAGTTTTGGAAGTGGTTCGGTGAGTGCAACGAACCAAGCTCCGGCAAGTGGCGCTCCGGCTCAGCCGAGACAAAAGGTTAGGGCAAGGAGAGGGCAAGCCACCGACCCACACAGCATCGCCGAAAGG CTACGGAGGGAAAGAATTGCTGAGAGAATGAAAGCTTTGCAGGAACTTGTTCCTAATGCAAACAAG ACAGACAAGGCTTCCATGCTGGATGAGATCATCGATTATGTGAAGTTCCTACAAGTCCAAGTCAAA GTTTTGAGTATGAGCAGATTAGGTGGAGCAGGGGCTGTAGCTCCTCTTGTGGCTGATATGTCCTCCGAG GGTGTCAGTGACTGCGTCCAAACAAACGGCAACGGAGGGGTCCACCCACGAAACCCTAAAACGGCGTCGTCCTCCAACGAAAGCCTCACCATGACGGAGCATCAAGTGGCCAAGCTAATGGAAGAAGACATGGGATCTGCCATGCAATACTTACAAGGCAAAGGTCTTTGCCTCATGCCTATTTCTCTTGCTACTGCAATCTCTACTGCCACGTGTCACACCAGGAACCCTTTGATCAATGCTGCTAATAATAACATCAACGGTAGTTCCAACCCTATCACCGCATCTAACGGTGATGGGCCATCTTCTCCCGGAATGTCCGTTAACAGCATCGTCAAAGATGCTAACTCCGCTTCTAAGTCGTAG
- the LOC11441077 gene encoding bHLH transcription factor RHL1 isoform X1, whose translation MQPCSREMQSLNSLFNSSSSSSSEIPIPLQSQIQINNNNNNHNDTFNHHDDFLKQILSTNLPPSWNTLDPNHNKPLLWDPNSDENVTFPNYDEQHNNLASKFRNHQITDKTAAALMLLTADSGGLLHMPADFDSSQNDVVNTSSLLQAAGDASVQALFNGFSGSLHGVAQPHHFQPPQGQSFGSGSVSATNQAPASGAPAQPRQKVRARRGQATDPHSIAERLRRERIAERMKALQELVPNANKTDKASMLDEIIDYVKFLQVQVKVLSMSRLGGAGAVAPLVADMSSEGVSDCVQTNGNGGVHPRNPKTASSSNESLTMTEHQVAKLMEEDMGSAMQYLQGKGLCLMPISLATAISTATCHTRNPLINAANNNINGSSNPITASNGDGPSSPGMSVNSIVKDANSASKS comes from the exons ATGCAGCCTTGTAGCAGAGAAATGCAATCTCTTAACTCTCTCTTcaactcttcttcttcttcttcttctgaaaTTCCCATTCCTCTCCAAAGTCAGATccaaattaacaacaacaacaacaatcacaaCGACACATTCAACCATCACGACGATTTTCTCAAACAAATCCTCTCCACCAATCTTCCTCCTTCATGGAACACTCTCGACCCAAACCATAACAAACCCTTATTATGGGACCCCAATTCCGACGAAAATGTCACTTTCCCTAATTACGATGAACAACACAACAACCTTGCCTCTAAGTTTCGTAACCACCAGATCACTGACAAAACCGCCGCCGCTCTCATGCTTCTCACCGCCGATTCCGGAGGTCTCCTCCACATGCCTGCTGACTTTGACTCCTCCCAAAACGACGTCGTTAACACCTCCTCC CTTTTACAGGCTGCTGGTGATGCTTCCGTTCAAGCTCTCTTCAACGGTTTCTCCGGATCTCTCCACGGTGTCGCTCAACCTCACCATTTTCAACCTCCACAG GGGCAGAGTTTTGGAAGTGGTTCGGTGAGTGCAACGAACCAAGCTCCGGCAAGTGGCGCTCCGGCTCAGCCGAGACAAAAGGTTAGGGCAAGGAGAGGGCAAGCCACCGACCCACACAGCATCGCCGAAAGG CTACGGAGGGAAAGAATTGCTGAGAGAATGAAAGCTTTGCAGGAACTTGTTCCTAATGCAAACAAG ACAGACAAGGCTTCCATGCTGGATGAGATCATCGATTATGTGAAGTTCCTACAAGTCCAAGTCAAA GTTTTGAGTATGAGCAGATTAGGTGGAGCAGGGGCTGTAGCTCCTCTTGTGGCTGATATGTCCTCCGAG GGTGTCAGTGACTGCGTCCAAACAAACGGCAACGGAGGGGTCCACCCACGAAACCCTAAAACGGCGTCGTCCTCCAACGAAAGCCTCACCATGACGGAGCATCAAGTGGCCAAGCTAATGGAAGAAGACATGGGATCTGCCATGCAATACTTACAAGGCAAAGGTCTTTGCCTCATGCCTATTTCTCTTGCTACTGCAATCTCTACTGCCACGTGTCACACCAGGAACCCTTTGATCAATGCTGCTAATAATAACATCAACGGTAGTTCCAACCCTATCACCGCATCTAACGGTGATGGGCCATCTTCTCCCGGAATGTCCGTTAACAGCATCGTCAAAGATGCTAACTCCGCTTCTAAGTCGTAG
- the LOC11436321 gene encoding NADP-dependent glyceraldehyde-3-phosphate dehydrogenase, whose product MAATGVLAEILDGDVYKYYADGEWKKSTSGKSVAIINPTTRKPQYKVQACSQEEVNKVMDSAKAAQKSWAKTPLWKRAELLHKAAAILKEHKAAIAECLVKEIAKPAKDAVTEVVRSGDLVSYCAEEGVRILGEGKFLVSDSFPGNERTKYCLTSKIPLGVILAIPPFNYPVNLAVSKIAPALIAGNSIVLKPPTQGAVAALHMVYCFHLAGFPKGLISCVTGKGSEIGDFLTMHPGVNCISFTGGDTGIAISKKAGMIPLQMELGGKDACIVLEDADLDLVAANIIKGGFSYSGQRCTAVKVVLVIESVADTLVEKVKAKVAKLSVGPPEDDCDITPVVSESSANFIEGLVNDAKQKGATFCQEYKREGNLIWPLLLDNVRPDMRIAWEEPFGPVLPVIRINSVEEGIHHCNASNFGLQGCVFTKDINKAMMISDAMESGTVQINSAPARGPDHFPFQGIKDSGIGSQGITNSINMMTKIKTTVINLPSPSYTMG is encoded by the exons ATGGCTGCTACTGGAGTGCTTGCCGAGATTTTAGACGGAGATGTATACAAATATTATGCTGATGGAGAATGGAAGAAATCTACCTCTGGAAAAAGTGTTGCTATCATCAACCCTACTACAAGAAAGCCTCAATACAAAGTTCAAG CTTGTTCACAAGAGGAAGTTAATAAGGTTATGGATTCAGCAAAAGCAGCACAAAAGTCATGGGCAAAGACTCCACTTTGGAAGAGGGCTGAACTTCTTCACAAGGCAGCTGCAATCCTCAAAGAACACAAAGCTGCAATTGCAGAATGCTTAGTCAAAGAAATAGCAAAGCCAGCGAAAGATGCAGTTACAGAG GTTGTAAGATCTGGTGATTTGGTTTCTTACTGTGCTGAAGAAGGAGTAAGGATTCTTGGAGAGGGAAAGTTTCTGGTTTCAGATAGCTTTCCGGGAAATGAAAGGACCAAATATTGCCTCACTTCCAAG ATCCCATTAGGAGTGATCTTAGCCATTCCACCTTTTAACTATCCTGTCAATCTTGCTGTCTCAAAAATTGCTCCTGCACTCATTGCTGGAAATTCTATTGTGCTCAAGCCTCCAACTCAG GGAGCTGTTGCAGCTCTTCACATGGTTTATTGCTTTCACTTGGCTGGTTTTCCCAAAGGTCTAATCAGCTGTGTTACTGGCAAAGGCTCAGAAATTGGTGACTTCCTTACAATGCATCCAGGAGTGAACTGTATAAG CTTCACTGGTGGAGATACCGGCATTGCAATTTCAAAGAAGGCAGGCATGATTCCGTTACAAATGGAATTGGGAGGAAAAGATGCTTGCATTGTACTTGAAGATGCTGACCTTGATTTGGTTGCTGCAAACATTATAAAAGGAGGTTTTTCATACAG TGGTCAGAGGTGTACTGCTGTTAAGGTTGTCTTGGTAATAGAATCAGTTGCTGATACTTTGGTTGAGAAAGTGAAGGCTAAGGTGGCAAAACTAAGCGTTGGACCACCTGAGGATGACTGTGATATCACCCCAGTTGTATCAGAATCATCAGCTAATTTCATTGAAGGCTTGGTGAATGATGCTAAGCAGAAAGGAGCAACATTCTGCCAAGAATACAAGAGAGAAGGGAATCTTATTTGGCCTTTGTTATTGGATAATGTTAGGCCAGACATGAGAATTGCTTGGGAGGAGCCATTTGGACCAGTTTTGCCTGTAATTAGGATCAATTCTGTTGAAGAAGGCATCCACCATTGTAATGCTAGTAACTTTGGACTTCAG GGATGTGTGTTCACAAAGGATATCAACAAAGCAATGATGATTAGTGATGCAATGGAATCAGGAACAGTTCAGATAAATTCTGCCCCAGCTCGTGGGCCAGATCATTTTCCCTTTCAG GGTATAAAAGACAGTGGAATTGGATCACAAGGAATTACCAACAGCATAAACATGatgacaaaaatcaaaactaccGTGATAAACTTGCCAAGCCCTTCTTATACCATGGGCTAA